From Salinibacterium sp. ZJ450, one genomic window encodes:
- a CDS encoding LacI family DNA-binding transcriptional regulator, which translates to MTSSNGEAVADPPPARRGRNGKTAPTIYDIARLADVNPSTVSRALSQPGRINVKTEERIRAAAKQLNYRVNPIARALPTGRTLTLGLLVADITNPMLFGIVRGAEHAAAQNGYTLIIAESQESGEREAAAAERVLPSVDGLVLATTRLGDTQIQSLASRKPLVVINRDVEGVDSVLPDVSTGVNPAVNHLYDLGHRSIAFLAGPATSWISRKRSEAIAEAAAGRGMDFVEIGPGTPTLDGGRAAFSQCLDVDATAIIAYNDLMAIGLLREAGERGVIVPDQLSIVGFDDIFGADFTNPPLTTIRTPLADAGARAVRILLERSTEADAGLLPTELIVRESTGRAPRS; encoded by the coding sequence ATGACGAGCAGCAACGGTGAAGCGGTCGCCGACCCGCCACCGGCACGTCGTGGGCGCAACGGCAAGACGGCGCCGACGATCTATGACATCGCCCGCCTCGCCGACGTGAATCCGTCAACCGTCTCCCGCGCGCTCAGCCAACCGGGCCGCATCAATGTGAAGACAGAAGAGCGGATCCGGGCCGCCGCGAAGCAGCTCAACTACCGCGTCAACCCCATCGCGCGGGCGCTGCCGACCGGCAGGACGCTGACACTCGGGCTGCTCGTCGCCGACATCACCAACCCGATGCTGTTCGGGATCGTGCGCGGCGCCGAACACGCCGCCGCCCAGAACGGCTACACCCTGATCATTGCCGAGTCGCAGGAGTCGGGGGAGCGGGAAGCCGCCGCGGCCGAACGCGTGCTTCCGTCGGTTGACGGCCTCGTGCTCGCCACCACCCGACTGGGTGACACCCAGATTCAGAGCCTGGCCTCCCGCAAGCCGCTCGTGGTGATCAACCGCGACGTCGAGGGTGTCGACTCCGTGCTGCCAGACGTGTCCACCGGGGTGAACCCTGCGGTCAACCACCTGTACGACCTCGGCCACCGCTCGATCGCGTTCTTGGCCGGCCCGGCCACGTCGTGGATTAGCCGCAAGCGCAGCGAGGCGATCGCCGAGGCCGCGGCCGGGCGCGGGATGGACTTCGTCGAGATCGGCCCAGGCACGCCGACGCTCGACGGCGGCCGGGCGGCATTCAGCCAGTGTCTCGACGTCGACGCGACCGCGATCATCGCATACAACGACCTGATGGCGATCGGCCTGCTTCGCGAGGCGGGGGAGCGCGGCGTGATCGTGCCCGACCAGCTCAGCATCGTGGGCTTCGACGACATCTTCGGAGCCGACTTCACCAATCCGCCGCTCACCACCATCCGCACGCCGCTCGCCGACGCCGGCGCACGTGCGGTGCGCATTCTGCTCGAGCGCAGCACCGAGGCCGACGCCGGGTTGCTGCCCACAGAATTAATCGTGCGCGAATCCACCGGGCGCGCGCCCCGCTCCTAA
- a CDS encoding Gfo/Idh/MocA family protein: protein MPQPQPLASTPTTPLTVAIVGAGVIGRAHARVAVAHPALNLVAVIDSVTTQAEAVAEYVATDLEGPRPQTFPSLAAALASTHIDLVAITTPSGSHAVIAEEAIAAGLHVVIEKPIDVHLARARRISELAEAARERGITVSVISQNRFSPTTVAVKRAIDDGRFGRVTSATVTVAWWRSQEYYDSGDWRGTWQFDGGGALMNQGVHAVDQLLHFLGRPVEVFGYTALLAHERVEVEDVAASVIRFESGAFATLLATTNAFPENATRIQVHGSTGSAFILNNQLEYFHADDAHAPGELRGYGLLANQAVNEVGEKNVTGAPLEFELFEGHLLQYEDILEAIQTGREPGVTVAQATEALALVHTVYVSQMLGTPVKFADVLNGDYDELVLAAGADTATVDETAG from the coding sequence ATGCCGCAGCCGCAACCGCTTGCCAGCACCCCGACCACACCGCTCACCGTGGCGATCGTCGGCGCAGGCGTCATCGGCCGGGCGCACGCCAGGGTGGCAGTTGCCCACCCGGCGCTGAACCTGGTGGCCGTGATCGACTCCGTCACCACGCAGGCGGAGGCCGTCGCCGAGTACGTCGCCACTGACCTCGAGGGCCCGCGGCCGCAGACCTTCCCGTCGCTCGCCGCCGCGCTGGCGTCGACCCACATCGACCTGGTCGCGATCACCACCCCGAGCGGCTCCCACGCGGTCATCGCCGAAGAGGCCATCGCCGCCGGCCTGCACGTGGTGATCGAGAAGCCGATCGACGTGCACCTGGCGCGCGCCCGCCGGATCAGCGAACTGGCCGAGGCCGCCCGGGAGCGCGGCATCACCGTCTCGGTGATCAGCCAGAACCGCTTCTCGCCCACAACCGTGGCCGTGAAGCGGGCGATCGACGACGGCCGATTCGGCCGGGTCACCTCGGCGACCGTCACCGTCGCCTGGTGGCGCAGCCAGGAGTACTACGACTCCGGCGACTGGCGCGGAACCTGGCAATTTGACGGCGGAGGCGCGCTGATGAACCAGGGCGTGCACGCGGTCGACCAGCTGCTGCACTTCCTCGGCCGACCGGTCGAGGTATTCGGATACACGGCACTGCTCGCCCACGAACGGGTCGAGGTCGAGGATGTCGCGGCATCCGTCATCCGCTTCGAAAGCGGCGCGTTCGCCACCCTGCTCGCCACCACCAACGCCTTCCCCGAGAACGCCACCCGAATCCAGGTGCACGGCTCCACCGGCTCGGCGTTCATCCTGAACAACCAACTGGAGTACTTCCACGCCGACGACGCGCACGCCCCGGGCGAACTGCGCGGCTACGGCCTGCTCGCGAACCAGGCGGTGAACGAGGTCGGCGAGAAGAACGTGACCGGTGCGCCGCTCGAGTTCGAACTGTTCGAGGGCCACCTGCTGCAGTACGAAGACATCCTCGAGGCCATCCAGACCGGCCGTGAACCCGGCGTCACCGTCGCGCAGGCCACCGAGGCGCTGGCCCTGGTGCACACGGTCTACGTCTCGCAAATGCTCGGCACCCCGGTGAAGTTCGCCGACGTGCTGAACGGTGACTACGACGAGCTGGTGCTCGCCGCCGGTGCCGACACCGCGACCGTCGACGAGACGGCCGGCTGA
- a CDS encoding Gfo/Idh/MocA family protein → MTDAAPTAQVRLGIIGLGAQGSMYAKFIADGLVPNMVIGAIADIDPAKADVAASVYPDVPFFDDYVALLDSGTVDAVITTVPHFLHPEMGIAALSRDIHALVEKPAGVYTKQVAELNAFAATKPELSFGIMFNQRNNPLYIRLKEIVENGEIGNILRSNWIITNWWRPQGYYDQSEWRATWGGEGGGVLVNQAPHQLDLWQWICGAPKSVYAKVAYGFRRDIAVEDEVTVLADYGNGVTGVFVTATHDLIGTDRFEILGDQGKIVVENSKVATVSRLTKPERELSAEMDMDDVMKLFTGQLDKDELYSQETIEFDSVWGAQHSGVLANFAANILDGTPLLAAGTDGIKGVRLANAIHLSSWTGAEVSLDFDEDEFLAELNDRIRDEGKFPERAV, encoded by the coding sequence ATGACAGACGCAGCACCCACAGCCCAGGTCCGCCTCGGAATCATCGGCCTCGGCGCCCAGGGTTCGATGTACGCCAAGTTCATCGCCGACGGACTCGTGCCGAACATGGTCATCGGCGCGATTGCCGACATTGATCCGGCGAAGGCGGATGTCGCGGCATCCGTGTATCCCGACGTGCCGTTCTTCGACGACTACGTCGCCCTGCTCGACAGCGGCACGGTTGACGCGGTCATCACCACCGTGCCGCATTTCCTGCACCCGGAGATGGGTATCGCGGCCCTGAGCCGCGACATCCACGCGCTGGTGGAAAAGCCGGCCGGGGTGTACACCAAGCAGGTCGCCGAGCTGAACGCGTTCGCTGCCACCAAGCCCGAGCTGAGCTTCGGCATCATGTTCAACCAGCGCAACAACCCGCTGTACATCCGGTTGAAGGAGATCGTCGAGAACGGCGAGATCGGCAACATCCTGCGCTCGAACTGGATCATCACAAACTGGTGGCGGCCGCAGGGCTACTACGACCAGAGCGAGTGGCGCGCGACGTGGGGCGGCGAGGGCGGCGGCGTGCTCGTCAACCAGGCGCCGCACCAGCTCGACCTCTGGCAGTGGATCTGCGGAGCGCCGAAGTCGGTCTACGCGAAGGTCGCCTACGGGTTCCGCCGCGACATCGCCGTGGAAGACGAGGTGACCGTGCTGGCCGACTACGGCAACGGCGTCACCGGGGTGTTCGTCACGGCGACGCACGACCTGATCGGCACCGACCGGTTCGAGATCCTCGGCGACCAGGGCAAGATCGTGGTCGAGAACAGCAAGGTCGCCACCGTCAGCCGGCTGACGAAGCCCGAGCGCGAACTGAGCGCCGAGATGGACATGGACGACGTGATGAAGCTGTTCACCGGCCAACTGGACAAGGACGAGCTGTACTCGCAGGAGACCATCGAGTTCGACTCGGTGTGGGGTGCGCAGCACTCCGGCGTGCTGGCGAACTTCGCCGCCAACATCCTCGACGGCACCCCGCTGCTCGCCGCCGGCACCGACGGCATCAAGGGCGTGCGGCTGGCCAACGCGATCCACCTGTCCAGCTGGACGGGCGCCGAGGTGTCGCTCGACTTCGACGAGGACGAGTTCCTCGCCGAGCTGAACGACCGCATCCGCGACGAGGGCAAGTTCCCCGAGCGCGCCGTCTAG
- a CDS encoding sugar phosphate isomerase/epimerase, translating into MVSTSQVAWTLSGFGDEIDPDPRIQIAVLKALGASHIEVRSAWGINVVDLDDDQLGQLKSLLQDEGMTASAVASPIGKVDVALDPDLEVQRLRRIIRVAHALETPNIRVFSFFRGEGVAVHDIRDDVMLRMRLLADEAEKERVVLLHENEKDIYGDIPERLLDLVESVGSPALRLAWDNANFVQVGVRPFSDGYAMLRPYVDYLQVKDAVAATGEVVPAGQGDGELVETLTALRDDGYTGFASLEPHLASAFELGGFSGPTAFGEAARAFAGLLARLDVTTK; encoded by the coding sequence GTGGTATCGACAAGTCAGGTTGCCTGGACACTCTCAGGATTCGGTGACGAGATCGATCCAGACCCGCGGATCCAGATCGCCGTGCTCAAGGCGCTCGGCGCCAGCCACATCGAGGTGCGCAGCGCCTGGGGCATCAACGTCGTGGACCTCGACGACGACCAGCTGGGGCAGCTGAAGAGCCTGCTGCAGGACGAGGGGATGACGGCATCCGCTGTCGCCTCGCCGATCGGCAAGGTCGACGTCGCGCTTGATCCCGACCTCGAGGTGCAGCGGCTGCGCCGCATCATCCGCGTCGCGCACGCGCTCGAGACCCCGAACATCCGGGTGTTCTCGTTCTTCCGCGGCGAGGGGGTCGCGGTCCACGACATCCGTGATGACGTCATGCTGCGGATGCGCCTGCTCGCCGACGAGGCCGAGAAAGAGCGCGTCGTGCTGCTGCACGAGAACGAGAAGGACATCTACGGCGACATCCCGGAGCGCCTGCTCGACCTGGTCGAGAGCGTCGGCTCGCCCGCGCTGCGGCTGGCCTGGGACAACGCCAACTTCGTGCAGGTGGGCGTTCGCCCGTTCAGCGACGGCTACGCGATGCTACGCCCGTACGTCGACTACCTGCAGGTGAAGGATGCCGTGGCGGCAACCGGCGAGGTGGTGCCGGCCGGGCAGGGCGACGGCGAACTCGTCGAGACGCTCACCGCGCTGCGCGACGACGGCTACACCGGGTTCGCCTCGCTCGAGCCGCACCTGGCCAGCGCGTTCGAACTCGGCGGGTTCTCCGGCCCCACCGCGTTCGGTGAAGCCGCGCGCGCCTTCGCGGGCCTGCTGGCGCGCCTCGACGTTACGACGAAGTAA
- a CDS encoding glycoside hydrolase family 3 protein, whose product MIDLTASPFNLDDEGVAWVRDTIDSLTLEEKIGQLFINLNTSFSPEYLDRIVGEYKVGGIRYMGASSTAVQEHIRYAQSKAKIPLLVASNPEMGGFGSIDDGTLVATHLSAGSNPDKSIARDMGRVAGRETAALGCNWAFAPIVDIHYNWRNTVISTRSFGNTPEIVIERAKEYFDGLSESNSVAAMKHFPGDGIDERDQHVVTTYNTLGYDEWTDTFGRVYRELIEHGVQSIMIGHIGAPELSRHFRPGMTDAEVMPATLAPELLQDLLRDELGFNGLILTDASMMVGMTQAMRRRDAVPASIAAGCDMFLFFRDPEEDVRYMLDGYRAGVITEQRLQEALERILGLKATLGLHKTPREQLVPGPEALSVIGSAEHHAIAADIADKTVTLVKDTEGNLPLDPAKHRRIRLYGVSGQADFTGVDPSGYLDIAKEELEAVGFEVHVFKNALQRAAEGEEHVYFHTVMGEEANEQYHEQYDAAIVFANVAGFAQEASIRIKWSTPMAAEIPWYVTEVPTVFVSLFQPNHLIDVPMVKTMIHAHAPSREAIHAAVQKITGKSEFQGTFNDNVWCDTFGTRL is encoded by the coding sequence ATGATCGATCTCACCGCGAGCCCGTTCAACCTCGACGACGAGGGGGTGGCCTGGGTCAGGGACACCATCGATTCCCTCACGCTCGAGGAGAAGATCGGGCAGCTGTTCATCAACCTGAACACCTCGTTCAGCCCGGAGTACCTCGACCGCATCGTCGGCGAGTACAAGGTCGGCGGCATCCGGTACATGGGCGCCTCCTCCACCGCCGTCCAGGAGCACATTCGCTACGCGCAGTCGAAAGCGAAGATTCCGCTGCTGGTCGCCTCGAACCCCGAGATGGGCGGCTTCGGCTCGATCGATGACGGCACCCTGGTCGCTACCCACCTGAGCGCGGGCTCGAACCCCGACAAGTCGATCGCGCGCGACATGGGCCGCGTCGCCGGCCGCGAGACCGCAGCGCTCGGCTGCAACTGGGCGTTCGCCCCGATCGTCGACATCCACTACAACTGGCGCAACACGGTGATCAGCACCCGCTCGTTCGGCAACACCCCCGAGATCGTGATCGAGCGGGCCAAGGAGTACTTCGACGGGCTGAGCGAGTCCAACTCGGTCGCCGCGATGAAGCACTTCCCCGGCGACGGCATCGACGAGCGCGACCAGCACGTGGTCACCACCTACAACACGCTCGGCTACGACGAGTGGACCGACACCTTCGGCCGGGTCTACCGAGAGCTGATCGAGCACGGTGTGCAGTCGATCATGATCGGCCACATCGGCGCCCCCGAGCTGTCCCGGCACTTCCGGCCGGGAATGACCGACGCCGAGGTGATGCCCGCCACGCTCGCTCCCGAGCTGCTGCAGGACCTGCTGCGCGACGAGCTCGGCTTCAACGGCCTGATCCTCACCGACGCGTCGATGATGGTGGGCATGACCCAGGCGATGCGGCGCCGCGACGCGGTGCCGGCCTCGATCGCCGCCGGCTGCGACATGTTCCTGTTCTTCCGCGACCCGGAAGAGGACGTGCGGTACATGCTCGACGGCTACCGCGCCGGCGTGATCACCGAGCAGCGCCTGCAGGAGGCGCTTGAGCGCATCCTCGGCCTCAAGGCGACGCTCGGCCTGCACAAGACCCCGCGCGAGCAGCTGGTTCCGGGCCCGGAGGCGCTGTCGGTGATCGGCAGCGCCGAGCACCACGCCATCGCCGCCGACATCGCCGACAAGACGGTCACCCTGGTGAAGGACACCGAGGGCAACCTGCCGCTCGACCCGGCCAAGCACCGCCGCATCCGCCTGTATGGCGTGTCTGGCCAGGCCGACTTCACCGGCGTCGACCCCAGCGGCTACCTCGACATCGCCAAGGAAGAACTCGAGGCGGTCGGCTTCGAGGTGCACGTGTTCAAGAACGCCCTGCAGCGCGCCGCCGAGGGCGAGGAGCACGTCTACTTCCACACCGTGATGGGCGAGGAGGCGAACGAGCAGTACCACGAGCAGTACGACGCGGCGATCGTTTTCGCGAACGTCGCGGGATTCGCCCAGGAGGCGAGCATCCGGATCAAGTGGTCGACGCCGATGGCCGCGGAGATCCCCTGGTACGTCACCGAGGTGCCGACCGTGTTCGTGTCGTTGTTCCAGCCGAACCACCTGATCGACGTTCCGATGGTGAAAACGATGATCCACGCGCACGCGCCCAGCCGCGAGGCGATCCACGCCGCGGTGCAGAAGATCACCGGCAAGTCGGAGTTCCAGGGCACGTTCAACGACAACGTGTGGTGCGACACGTTCGGTACCCGCCTCTAG
- a CDS encoding FadR/GntR family transcriptional regulator, with amino-acid sequence MAASLHQRVVDEVGRPIVDGTTVPGTVMLADEIERHLGVSRSVVREAVRVLQSMGLVASIKHIGIRVQPSNRWNFYHPQVIRWRLEGVGRGGQLRAIVEVGSALEPMAAELAARYGSPEMADELVRIAEQMRSLNETADPAEYLELDTRYHRLVLHASGNEMFAMLDEAIAIVLLDPAALSLVPKLQGTDEVVNWHLQAARAIRGRNPVTARRSMEHIIRRAFAELEEVWGDAPRQFFP; translated from the coding sequence ATGGCGGCAAGCCTGCATCAGCGTGTTGTCGACGAAGTGGGTCGCCCGATCGTCGACGGCACGACTGTGCCGGGCACGGTGATGCTGGCCGACGAGATCGAGCGACACCTCGGTGTCAGCCGTTCCGTGGTTCGCGAAGCGGTGCGTGTGCTGCAGTCGATGGGCCTCGTGGCATCCATCAAGCACATCGGTATCAGGGTGCAGCCGTCGAACCGCTGGAACTTCTACCACCCTCAGGTCATTCGCTGGCGACTCGAGGGTGTGGGGCGCGGCGGGCAGTTGCGCGCCATCGTCGAGGTGGGCAGCGCGTTGGAGCCGATGGCGGCAGAATTGGCGGCACGATACGGGTCGCCAGAGATGGCAGACGAGCTCGTGCGAATCGCCGAGCAGATGAGGTCGCTGAATGAAACGGCCGACCCCGCCGAGTATCTCGAGCTGGACACGCGCTACCACCGGCTGGTGCTGCACGCCTCGGGCAACGAGATGTTCGCGATGCTCGACGAGGCCATCGCCATCGTGCTGCTCGATCCCGCCGCGCTCTCCCTCGTGCCGAAACTCCAGGGCACTGACGAGGTGGTCAACTGGCATCTCCAGGCCGCGAGGGCCATCCGCGGCCGCAACCCGGTCACGGCCCGCCGGTCGATGGAACACATCATACGGCGGGCCTTCGCCGAACTCGAAGAGGTGTGGGGCGACGCCCCCCGCCAGTTCTTCCCCTGA
- the gndA gene encoding NADP-dependent phosphogluconate dehydrogenase translates to MSESGAAQANIGVVGLAVMGSNLARNLASREGNTVAVYNRTWERTDTLITEHPEAGFVPSKTIGEFAASLAKPRTAIIMVQAGRGTDAVIDQLVEAFEPGDIIVDGGNALFTDTIRREKAVRETGINFVGAGISGGEEGALNGPSIMPGGSKEAWQTLGPILKSIAAIAEGEPCVTHVGTDGAGHFVKMVHNGIEYADMQLIAEAYDLIRRGTGKSPAEIADVFAEWNKGELESYLIEITAEVLRQVDAETGKPLVDVILDQAGAKGTGAWTVQTALDLGVPVSGIAEAVFARSLSSKPAQRAAAAELPGPDTEFTVEDTEAFIEDVRQALYASKIIAYSQGFDEIVAGAEQYGWDIKKGDIASIWRGGCIIRAQFLNRITEAYAAEPGLVALVTAPYFRDAVTTAQAAWRRVVIAAAEAGIPSPAFSSSLAYYDGLRADRLPASVIQGQRDFFGAHTYKRVDKEGTFHTLWSGDRTEIESAGSSH, encoded by the coding sequence GTGTCCGAATCCGGCGCAGCACAGGCGAACATCGGCGTAGTAGGACTGGCGGTGATGGGCAGCAACCTGGCCCGCAACCTCGCCAGCCGCGAGGGCAACACGGTTGCGGTCTACAACCGCACCTGGGAGCGCACCGACACCCTCATCACCGAGCACCCCGAGGCGGGGTTCGTGCCCTCGAAGACGATCGGGGAGTTCGCCGCGTCGCTGGCGAAGCCCCGCACCGCGATCATCATGGTGCAGGCGGGCCGCGGAACGGATGCCGTGATCGACCAGCTGGTCGAGGCGTTCGAGCCCGGCGACATCATCGTCGACGGCGGCAACGCGCTGTTCACCGACACCATCCGTCGGGAGAAGGCGGTTCGCGAGACCGGCATCAACTTCGTCGGCGCCGGCATCTCCGGTGGCGAAGAGGGCGCGCTGAACGGCCCGTCGATCATGCCTGGCGGCTCTAAGGAGGCCTGGCAAACGCTCGGTCCGATCCTCAAGTCGATCGCCGCGATCGCCGAGGGCGAGCCATGCGTGACCCACGTCGGCACCGACGGCGCAGGACACTTCGTGAAGATGGTGCACAACGGCATCGAGTACGCCGACATGCAGCTCATTGCCGAGGCCTATGACCTCATCCGCCGCGGCACCGGCAAGTCCCCGGCCGAGATCGCGGACGTCTTCGCCGAGTGGAACAAGGGCGAGCTCGAGAGCTACCTGATCGAGATCACCGCCGAGGTGCTGCGCCAGGTCGACGCCGAGACCGGCAAGCCGCTCGTCGACGTCATCCTCGACCAGGCCGGCGCCAAGGGCACCGGCGCCTGGACCGTGCAGACCGCACTCGACCTGGGCGTGCCCGTCTCGGGCATCGCCGAGGCCGTGTTCGCCCGCTCGCTGTCGTCGAAGCCCGCTCAGCGCGCCGCGGCAGCCGAGCTGCCCGGCCCGGACACCGAGTTCACCGTCGAGGACACTGAGGCGTTCATCGAAGACGTGCGCCAGGCGCTGTACGCGTCGAAGATCATCGCGTACTCGCAGGGCTTCGACGAGATCGTCGCCGGCGCCGAGCAGTACGGCTGGGACATCAAGAAGGGCGACATCGCCTCGATCTGGCGCGGTGGCTGCATCATCCGCGCGCAGTTCCTGAACCGGATCACCGAGGCCTACGCCGCGGAGCCGGGACTGGTGGCCCTCGTGACCGCGCCGTACTTCCGCGACGCGGTGACCACGGCGCAGGCTGCCTGGCGTCGGGTGGTCATCGCGGCCGCTGAGGCGGGCATCCCCTCGCCGGCGTTCTCGTCGTCGCTCGCCTACTACGACGGCCTGCGCGCCGACCGGCTGCCGGCATCGGTGATCCAGGGCCAGCGCGACTTCTTCGGCGCGCACACCTACAAGCGCGTCGACAAGGAAGGCACCTTCCACACCCTGTGGTCGGGCGACCGCACCGAGATCGAGTCGGCGGGGTCGTCGCACTAG
- a CDS encoding sugar phosphate isomerase/epimerase, translated as MAKIGVQAMMLKDSFAEVGAFETLRRVSEIGYHAVEVSQIPMTPENVAQLDRARTELGMEIGALSAALNKRPGAPNDSLTDDFDKIVDDATTLHSSMLRIGMLPFDAMASLDKVIQFAEQSNEIAGRLQEHGISLFYHNHHIEFVKYDGRYLLDIIAERAPLMGIELDVHWVQRGGLDPVRTLQKYSDRVAMVHLKDYRIGQMPTEALDSLAKGDFAAFMTAFTGVVQFAEVGEGNLDFTAIIEQSLASDAKYLLVEQDDLYGRTVWQALQTSYDNLVALGYKHLF; from the coding sequence GTGGCAAAAATCGGCGTACAGGCAATGATGCTCAAGGACAGTTTCGCGGAGGTCGGGGCGTTCGAGACGCTGCGCCGGGTCAGCGAGATCGGGTACCACGCCGTCGAAGTGTCACAGATTCCGATGACGCCAGAGAACGTCGCGCAACTGGACCGTGCCCGCACCGAACTGGGCATGGAGATCGGCGCCCTGTCGGCCGCGTTGAACAAGCGTCCCGGTGCCCCGAACGATTCGCTCACCGACGACTTCGACAAGATCGTCGACGACGCCACGACGCTGCACTCGTCGATGCTGCGGATCGGGATGCTGCCGTTCGACGCGATGGCGTCGCTCGACAAGGTGATCCAGTTCGCCGAGCAGAGCAACGAGATCGCCGGGCGGCTGCAGGAGCACGGCATCAGCCTGTTCTACCACAACCACCACATCGAGTTCGTGAAGTACGACGGACGCTACCTGCTCGACATTATTGCCGAGCGCGCTCCGCTGATGGGCATCGAACTCGACGTGCACTGGGTGCAGCGCGGCGGCCTCGACCCGGTGAGAACGCTGCAAAAGTACAGCGACCGGGTCGCCATGGTGCACCTGAAGGACTACCGGATCGGGCAGATGCCCACCGAGGCGCTGGACTCACTGGCCAAGGGCGACTTCGCCGCGTTCATGACCGCGTTCACCGGCGTGGTGCAGTTCGCGGAGGTCGGCGAGGGCAACCTCGACTTCACCGCGATCATCGAGCAGAGCCTCGCCAGCGACGCGAAGTACCTGCTGGTCGAGCAGGACGACCTGTACGGCCGCACCGTCTGGCAGGCGCTGCAAACCTCGTACGACAACCTGGTGGCGCTGGGCTACAAGCACCTGTTCTAG
- a CDS encoding APC family permease produces MNQLQRRLGTGHAIVIGLASMMGAGVFFVWAPAADVAGSALLVGLLIAAAVASLNALSSAQLAMVYPVSGGTYAYGRATIGPWWGFAAGWLFLCGKTASAGAIALIAGSYLWPEHARTVAVGAVVVFAVLNASGIRSTARVSTVIVTITLTGLAVLIGTALGQGAAAQPFTLDFEAGWYGILQSAGLMFFAFAGYARMATLGEEVRDPRHTLPRAIIIALAIALVVYACVGWVSLVGLGEQRLAASASPLTELVSGGWDPVVRVLAALACLGSLMGILAGLSRTSLAMARNRDLPGALAHVSPRTNAPIVAEVTVALLAVAGILFLDPTRLVSFSSCAVLIYYAIAHLSAFRQTDVERWLPRIVQVVGVLGCVLLAFTLPWQAILGAAAMLALGFAARAVTLRRARTR; encoded by the coding sequence GTGAACCAACTGCAGCGGCGACTCGGCACCGGCCACGCCATCGTCATCGGACTCGCCTCGATGATGGGCGCCGGCGTCTTCTTCGTCTGGGCACCGGCAGCGGATGTCGCGGGCTCGGCTCTGCTCGTCGGCTTGCTGATCGCGGCCGCGGTGGCCTCGCTGAACGCGCTCAGTTCCGCGCAGCTGGCCATGGTGTACCCGGTATCCGGCGGCACATACGCTTACGGCCGAGCGACCATCGGCCCGTGGTGGGGGTTCGCCGCAGGCTGGCTGTTCCTCTGCGGCAAGACCGCGTCGGCCGGCGCCATCGCGCTGATCGCCGGCAGCTACCTCTGGCCGGAGCACGCGCGCACGGTCGCGGTCGGGGCCGTCGTGGTGTTCGCGGTGCTGAATGCCAGCGGCATCCGGAGCACCGCCCGCGTCAGCACCGTGATCGTGACAATCACCCTCACCGGACTCGCCGTGCTGATCGGCACCGCGCTCGGGCAGGGTGCCGCCGCGCAGCCGTTCACGCTGGACTTCGAGGCGGGCTGGTACGGCATCCTGCAGTCGGCCGGGCTGATGTTCTTCGCGTTCGCCGGATACGCCCGCATGGCCACCCTCGGCGAGGAGGTGCGCGACCCCCGGCACACCCTGCCGCGGGCCATCATCATCGCGCTCGCCATCGCGCTGGTGGTCTACGCCTGCGTCGGCTGGGTGAGCCTGGTCGGGTTGGGGGAGCAGCGGCTGGCGGCATCCGCCTCACCACTGACCGAGCTGGTCAGCGGCGGCTGGGATCCGGTGGTGCGCGTGCTCGCCGCCCTGGCCTGCCTGGGTTCGCTGATGGGCATCCTTGCCGGACTCAGCCGCACCAGCCTCGCCATGGCCCGCAACCGCGACCTGCCCGGAGCCCTCGCCCACGTGTCGCCGCGCACCAACGCCCCGATCGTGGCGGAGGTCACCGTCGCGCTGCTCGCGGTCGCCGGCATCCTGTTCCTCGATCCCACTCGCCTGGTCTCGTTCTCCAGTTGCGCGGTGCTGATCTATTACGCGATTGCGCACCTGTCGGCGTTCAGACAGACGGATGTCGAGCGCTGGCTTCCCCGGATCGTGCAGGTTGTCGGCGTGCTCGGCTGCGTGCTGCTGGCCTTCACCCTGCCGTGGCAGGCGATTCTCGGCGCCGCCGCGATGCTCGCGCTCGGGTTCGCGGCGCGGGCGGTCACGCTGCGGAGAGCCCGCACGCGCTGA